Proteins from one Triplophysa dalaica isolate WHDGS20190420 chromosome 6, ASM1584641v1, whole genome shotgun sequence genomic window:
- the si:dkey-197j19.6 gene encoding uncharacterized protein si:dkey-197j19.6 isoform X2 yields the protein MSLILSPLLSTRENGLLFSLLSQDCNVLACSVVQLVIAAPPQDKEWKSHNFGVVCLVQDKTKHSTFLRLYCLKKAKLLWEQELYTPFEYSEACPYFHTFSGDECQAGLNFADEEEARQFYLAVQKQIIDNKAHSMLTRSYSVGSVAEWKEKLENCLSDSKVFKRQPSPVRGSGRSHNVDSPATHPESNPAVSCTMSSQIYGSPQAHFSTEVDSILSLAKRKGPLPPLPPHARAGMKLQQSGSVQTSDSPIHMLSWAPPPPAYTAPSVPLSSAVLKKSASFAPLTCRVNLVMEISKNHFPLHLSGTTTDEFGQETSQAT from the exons ATGTCTCTAATTCTAAGTCCACTCCTGTCGACTCGTGAGAACGGCCTTCTCTTCAGTTTATTAAGTCAGGACTGTAAT GTATTAGCATGCAGTGTTGTTCAGCTGGTAATTGCAGCCCCTCCACAGGATAAAGAGTGGAAAAGTCATAATTTTGGAGTTGTGTGTCTGGTGCAGGATAAAACCAAACATTCAACATTCTTAAGACTATACTGTCTTAAG AAAGCCAAGCTGCTGTGGGAACAAGAGCTTTATACACCATTTGAGTACTCAGAGGCCTGTCCTTATTTCCACACTTTCTCTGGGGAT GAGTGTCAGGCAGGGCTGAACTTTGCCGATGAGGAGGAGGCCAGGCAGTTTTACTTGGCTGTGCAGAAGCAGATCATTGACAACAAAG CTCACTCGATGCTTACTCGCAGTTACAGTGTGGGCTCAGTTGCTGAATGGAAAGAGAAGCTTGAAAACTGTCTTAGTGACTCTAAAGTTTTTAAGAG GCAGCCTTCTCCCGTCAGGGGATCTGGACGTTCACACAATGTTGATTCACCAGCAACACATCCAGAGAGCAATCCTGCAGTTTCTTGTACAATGTCCAGTCAGATCTATGGCTCACCACAGGCTCATTTCAGTACTGAAGTAGATTCTATCCTCTCACTTGCTAAGAGGAAGGGGCCCCTCCCACCTCTGCCTCCTCATGCAAGAGCAGGCATGAAGTTACAACAGAGTGGAAGCGTGCAAACCTCTGACTCCCCTATTCACATGTTATCATGGGCACCACCTCCTCCAGCTTACACTGCACCCAGTGTCCCATTGAGCTCAGCTGTATTGAAGAAAAGTGCCAGCTTTGCGCCT CTGACATGCAGGGTGAATCTGGTTATGGAAATCAGTAAAAATCACTTTCCTCTTCATCTCAGTGGCACAACAACAGACGAGTTTGGTCAAGAAACCTCACAAGCAacctaa
- the pfkfb4b gene encoding 6-phosphofructo-2-kinase/fructose-2,6-bisphosphatase 4b isoform X4, whose product MVCMTNCPTLIVTVGLPARGKTYISKKLTRYLNWIGVSTKEFNVGQYRRECIKIYKNFEFFRPDNEEGLKIRKQCALAALNDVRQYLTVEGGHVAVFDATNTTRERRNTIMRFGEQNGYKVFFVESVCEDPTIIAENIVQVKLGSPDYIDCNTEEAIQDFMKRIKCYENSYQPLDENLDRELSYIKIMEVGQRYLVNRVLDHIQSRIVYYLMNIHITPRSIYLTRHGESDLNVNGRIGGDSGLSPHGKEYSECLGKFIQDQNINDLKVWTSQMKRTIQTAEALSVPYEQWKALNEIDAGVCEEMMYKEIQEHFPLEFALRDQDKYRYRYPKGESYEDLVQRLEPVIMELERQENVLVICHQAVMRCLLAYFLDKSAEELPYLKCPLHTVLKLTPVAYGCKVESISLNVEAVNTHRDKPENVDISRLAEEALLTVPTHY is encoded by the exons ATGG TGTGCATGACAAACTGTCCCACCCTCATTGTGACTGTGGGCTTGCCAGCCAGAGGAAAGACATACATCTCTAAAAAACTCACACGCTACCTCAACTGGATTGGTGTTTCAACAAAAG AATTTAACGTGGGACAGTATCGGAGGGAATGTATAAAAATCTACAAGAACTTTGAGTTCTTTCGGCCAGATAATGAAGAAGGGCTGAAGATAAGAAA gcAGTGTGCTTTGGCGGCACTCAATGATGTCAGGCAGTACCTCACTGTTGAGGGAGGTCATGTTGCC GTGTTTGATGCCACAAACACAACAAGAGAAAGGAGGAACACAATCATGAGATTTGGCGAACAAAATGGCTATAAG gttttttttGTGGAGTCTGTGTGTGAAGACCCCACGATTATTGCTGAAAACATTGTG CAGGTGAAGTTGGGTAGTCCAGATTACATTGACTGTAACACTGAAGAAGCCATCCAAGACTTTATGAAGAGGATCAAATGCTATGAGAACAGTTACCAGCCGCTGGATGAAAACCTAGACAG AGAATtgtcatatattaaaataatggaGGTGGGCCAGCGATATTTGGTCAATCGTGTGCTTGACCACATTCAGAGCCGAATCGTATATTATCTGATGAACATTCACATCACCCCACGCTCCATCTACCTCACTCGCCACGGAGAGAGTGATTTGAACGTCAATGGTCGCATCGGAGGAGACTCGGGCCTGTCGCCTCATGGAAAAgag TATTCTGAGTGTCTGGGCAAGTTTATTCAGGATCAGAACATAAATGACCTCAAAGTTTGGACCAGTCAAATGAAAAGAACCATTCAAACCGCCGAGGCGTTGAGTGTCCCCTATGAACAATGGAAAGCACTTAATGAGATTGATGCT GGCgtttgtgaagagatgatgtaTAAAGAGATCCAAGAGCATTTTCCTTTGGAGTTTGCCTTGAGGGACCAGGATAAATATCGCTACCGTTACCCTAAGGGAGAG TCTTATGAGGATCTGGTCCAGAGATTGGAGCCTGTCATTATGGAGCTGGAGCGACAGGAGAACGTTTTGGTTATTTGTCACCAAGCTGTTATGCGCTGTCTGCTTGCTTACTTCCTGGACAAGAGTGCAG agGAGCTGCCGTACCTGAAATGTCCCCTACACACAGTCCTGAAGCTTACCCCTGTGGCCTATG GCTGTAAAGTGGAGTCAATCAGTCTTAACGTGGAGGCAGTAAACACTCACAGGGACAAACCTGAG AATGTGGACATCTCCCGTTTGGCAGAAGAGGCACTTCTCACTGTGCCTACTCACTACTGA
- the pfkfb4b gene encoding 6-phosphofructo-2-kinase/fructose-2,6-bisphosphatase 4b isoform X2 — translation MMRNSCSSRDGRNHNGTVCMTNCPTLIVTVGLPARGKTYISKKLTRYLNWIGVSTKEFNVGQYRRECIKIYKNFEFFRPDNEEGLKIRKQCALAALNDVRQYLTVEGGHVAVFDATNTTRERRNTIMRFGEQNGYKVFFVESVCEDPTIIAENIVQVKLGSPDYIDCNTEEAIQDFMKRIKCYENSYQPLDENLDRELSYIKIMEVGQRYLVNRVLDHIQSRIVYYLMNIHITPRSIYLTRHGESDLNVNGRIGGDSGLSPHGKEYSECLGKFIQDQNINDLKVWTSQMKRTIQTAEALSVPYEQWKALNEIDAGVCEEMMYKEIQEHFPLEFALRDQDKYRYRYPKGESYEDLVQRLEPVIMELERQENVLVICHQAVMRCLLAYFLDKSAEELPYLKCPLHTVLKLTPVAYGCKVESISLNVEAVNTHRDKPENVDISRLAEEALLTVPTHY, via the exons ATGATGAGGAATTCTTGCAGCTCTCGAGACGGACGAAATCACAACGGGACAG TGTGCATGACAAACTGTCCCACCCTCATTGTGACTGTGGGCTTGCCAGCCAGAGGAAAGACATACATCTCTAAAAAACTCACACGCTACCTCAACTGGATTGGTGTTTCAACAAAAG AATTTAACGTGGGACAGTATCGGAGGGAATGTATAAAAATCTACAAGAACTTTGAGTTCTTTCGGCCAGATAATGAAGAAGGGCTGAAGATAAGAAA gcAGTGTGCTTTGGCGGCACTCAATGATGTCAGGCAGTACCTCACTGTTGAGGGAGGTCATGTTGCC GTGTTTGATGCCACAAACACAACAAGAGAAAGGAGGAACACAATCATGAGATTTGGCGAACAAAATGGCTATAAG gttttttttGTGGAGTCTGTGTGTGAAGACCCCACGATTATTGCTGAAAACATTGTG CAGGTGAAGTTGGGTAGTCCAGATTACATTGACTGTAACACTGAAGAAGCCATCCAAGACTTTATGAAGAGGATCAAATGCTATGAGAACAGTTACCAGCCGCTGGATGAAAACCTAGACAG AGAATtgtcatatattaaaataatggaGGTGGGCCAGCGATATTTGGTCAATCGTGTGCTTGACCACATTCAGAGCCGAATCGTATATTATCTGATGAACATTCACATCACCCCACGCTCCATCTACCTCACTCGCCACGGAGAGAGTGATTTGAACGTCAATGGTCGCATCGGAGGAGACTCGGGCCTGTCGCCTCATGGAAAAgag TATTCTGAGTGTCTGGGCAAGTTTATTCAGGATCAGAACATAAATGACCTCAAAGTTTGGACCAGTCAAATGAAAAGAACCATTCAAACCGCCGAGGCGTTGAGTGTCCCCTATGAACAATGGAAAGCACTTAATGAGATTGATGCT GGCgtttgtgaagagatgatgtaTAAAGAGATCCAAGAGCATTTTCCTTTGGAGTTTGCCTTGAGGGACCAGGATAAATATCGCTACCGTTACCCTAAGGGAGAG TCTTATGAGGATCTGGTCCAGAGATTGGAGCCTGTCATTATGGAGCTGGAGCGACAGGAGAACGTTTTGGTTATTTGTCACCAAGCTGTTATGCGCTGTCTGCTTGCTTACTTCCTGGACAAGAGTGCAG agGAGCTGCCGTACCTGAAATGTCCCCTACACACAGTCCTGAAGCTTACCCCTGTGGCCTATG GCTGTAAAGTGGAGTCAATCAGTCTTAACGTGGAGGCAGTAAACACTCACAGGGACAAACCTGAG AATGTGGACATCTCCCGTTTGGCAGAAGAGGCACTTCTCACTGTGCCTACTCACTACTGA
- the pfkfb4b gene encoding 6-phosphofructo-2-kinase/fructose-2,6-bisphosphatase 4b isoform X3, translating into MEQFFLRSIHMCMTNCPTLIVTVGLPARGKTYISKKLTRYLNWIGVSTKEFNVGQYRRECIKIYKNFEFFRPDNEEGLKIRKQCALAALNDVRQYLTVEGGHVAVFDATNTTRERRNTIMRFGEQNGYKVFFVESVCEDPTIIAENIVQVKLGSPDYIDCNTEEAIQDFMKRIKCYENSYQPLDENLDRELSYIKIMEVGQRYLVNRVLDHIQSRIVYYLMNIHITPRSIYLTRHGESDLNVNGRIGGDSGLSPHGKEYSECLGKFIQDQNINDLKVWTSQMKRTIQTAEALSVPYEQWKALNEIDAGVCEEMMYKEIQEHFPLEFALRDQDKYRYRYPKGESYEDLVQRLEPVIMELERQENVLVICHQAVMRCLLAYFLDKSAEELPYLKCPLHTVLKLTPVAYGCKVESISLNVEAVNTHRDKPENVDISRLAEEALLTVPTHY; encoded by the exons AtggaacaattttttttaaggagCATACATA TGTGCATGACAAACTGTCCCACCCTCATTGTGACTGTGGGCTTGCCAGCCAGAGGAAAGACATACATCTCTAAAAAACTCACACGCTACCTCAACTGGATTGGTGTTTCAACAAAAG AATTTAACGTGGGACAGTATCGGAGGGAATGTATAAAAATCTACAAGAACTTTGAGTTCTTTCGGCCAGATAATGAAGAAGGGCTGAAGATAAGAAA gcAGTGTGCTTTGGCGGCACTCAATGATGTCAGGCAGTACCTCACTGTTGAGGGAGGTCATGTTGCC GTGTTTGATGCCACAAACACAACAAGAGAAAGGAGGAACACAATCATGAGATTTGGCGAACAAAATGGCTATAAG gttttttttGTGGAGTCTGTGTGTGAAGACCCCACGATTATTGCTGAAAACATTGTG CAGGTGAAGTTGGGTAGTCCAGATTACATTGACTGTAACACTGAAGAAGCCATCCAAGACTTTATGAAGAGGATCAAATGCTATGAGAACAGTTACCAGCCGCTGGATGAAAACCTAGACAG AGAATtgtcatatattaaaataatggaGGTGGGCCAGCGATATTTGGTCAATCGTGTGCTTGACCACATTCAGAGCCGAATCGTATATTATCTGATGAACATTCACATCACCCCACGCTCCATCTACCTCACTCGCCACGGAGAGAGTGATTTGAACGTCAATGGTCGCATCGGAGGAGACTCGGGCCTGTCGCCTCATGGAAAAgag TATTCTGAGTGTCTGGGCAAGTTTATTCAGGATCAGAACATAAATGACCTCAAAGTTTGGACCAGTCAAATGAAAAGAACCATTCAAACCGCCGAGGCGTTGAGTGTCCCCTATGAACAATGGAAAGCACTTAATGAGATTGATGCT GGCgtttgtgaagagatgatgtaTAAAGAGATCCAAGAGCATTTTCCTTTGGAGTTTGCCTTGAGGGACCAGGATAAATATCGCTACCGTTACCCTAAGGGAGAG TCTTATGAGGATCTGGTCCAGAGATTGGAGCCTGTCATTATGGAGCTGGAGCGACAGGAGAACGTTTTGGTTATTTGTCACCAAGCTGTTATGCGCTGTCTGCTTGCTTACTTCCTGGACAAGAGTGCAG agGAGCTGCCGTACCTGAAATGTCCCCTACACACAGTCCTGAAGCTTACCCCTGTGGCCTATG GCTGTAAAGTGGAGTCAATCAGTCTTAACGTGGAGGCAGTAAACACTCACAGGGACAAACCTGAG AATGTGGACATCTCCCGTTTGGCAGAAGAGGCACTTCTCACTGTGCCTACTCACTACTGA
- the pfkfb4b gene encoding 6-phosphofructo-2-kinase/fructose-2,6-bisphosphatase 4b isoform X1 gives MSSKEDVIMAVPRELTQNPLRKIWMPYKNGLPEKHISQKRVCMTNCPTLIVTVGLPARGKTYISKKLTRYLNWIGVSTKEFNVGQYRRECIKIYKNFEFFRPDNEEGLKIRKQCALAALNDVRQYLTVEGGHVAVFDATNTTRERRNTIMRFGEQNGYKVFFVESVCEDPTIIAENIVQVKLGSPDYIDCNTEEAIQDFMKRIKCYENSYQPLDENLDRELSYIKIMEVGQRYLVNRVLDHIQSRIVYYLMNIHITPRSIYLTRHGESDLNVNGRIGGDSGLSPHGKEYSECLGKFIQDQNINDLKVWTSQMKRTIQTAEALSVPYEQWKALNEIDAGVCEEMMYKEIQEHFPLEFALRDQDKYRYRYPKGESYEDLVQRLEPVIMELERQENVLVICHQAVMRCLLAYFLDKSAEELPYLKCPLHTVLKLTPVAYGCKVESISLNVEAVNTHRDKPENVDISRLAEEALLTVPTHY, from the exons ATGAGTTCTAAAGAAGATGTTATAATGGCGGTTCCACGTGAGCTCACACAAAACCCACTGCGTAAAATATGGATGCCATATAAGAACGGGCTACCGGAAAAACATATATCTCAAAAGAGAG TGTGCATGACAAACTGTCCCACCCTCATTGTGACTGTGGGCTTGCCAGCCAGAGGAAAGACATACATCTCTAAAAAACTCACACGCTACCTCAACTGGATTGGTGTTTCAACAAAAG AATTTAACGTGGGACAGTATCGGAGGGAATGTATAAAAATCTACAAGAACTTTGAGTTCTTTCGGCCAGATAATGAAGAAGGGCTGAAGATAAGAAA gcAGTGTGCTTTGGCGGCACTCAATGATGTCAGGCAGTACCTCACTGTTGAGGGAGGTCATGTTGCC GTGTTTGATGCCACAAACACAACAAGAGAAAGGAGGAACACAATCATGAGATTTGGCGAACAAAATGGCTATAAG gttttttttGTGGAGTCTGTGTGTGAAGACCCCACGATTATTGCTGAAAACATTGTG CAGGTGAAGTTGGGTAGTCCAGATTACATTGACTGTAACACTGAAGAAGCCATCCAAGACTTTATGAAGAGGATCAAATGCTATGAGAACAGTTACCAGCCGCTGGATGAAAACCTAGACAG AGAATtgtcatatattaaaataatggaGGTGGGCCAGCGATATTTGGTCAATCGTGTGCTTGACCACATTCAGAGCCGAATCGTATATTATCTGATGAACATTCACATCACCCCACGCTCCATCTACCTCACTCGCCACGGAGAGAGTGATTTGAACGTCAATGGTCGCATCGGAGGAGACTCGGGCCTGTCGCCTCATGGAAAAgag TATTCTGAGTGTCTGGGCAAGTTTATTCAGGATCAGAACATAAATGACCTCAAAGTTTGGACCAGTCAAATGAAAAGAACCATTCAAACCGCCGAGGCGTTGAGTGTCCCCTATGAACAATGGAAAGCACTTAATGAGATTGATGCT GGCgtttgtgaagagatgatgtaTAAAGAGATCCAAGAGCATTTTCCTTTGGAGTTTGCCTTGAGGGACCAGGATAAATATCGCTACCGTTACCCTAAGGGAGAG TCTTATGAGGATCTGGTCCAGAGATTGGAGCCTGTCATTATGGAGCTGGAGCGACAGGAGAACGTTTTGGTTATTTGTCACCAAGCTGTTATGCGCTGTCTGCTTGCTTACTTCCTGGACAAGAGTGCAG agGAGCTGCCGTACCTGAAATGTCCCCTACACACAGTCCTGAAGCTTACCCCTGTGGCCTATG GCTGTAAAGTGGAGTCAATCAGTCTTAACGTGGAGGCAGTAAACACTCACAGGGACAAACCTGAG AATGTGGACATCTCCCGTTTGGCAGAAGAGGCACTTCTCACTGTGCCTACTCACTACTGA
- the si:dkey-197j19.6 gene encoding uncharacterized protein si:dkey-197j19.6 isoform X1, with translation MSLILSPLLSTRENGLLFSLLSQDCNVLACSVVQLVIAAPPQDKEWKSHNFGVVCLVQDKTKHSTFLRLYCLKKAKLLWEQELYTPFEYSEACPYFHTFSGDECQAGLNFADEEEARQFYLAVQKQIIDNKAAHSMLTRSYSVGSVAEWKEKLENCLSDSKVFKRQPSPVRGSGRSHNVDSPATHPESNPAVSCTMSSQIYGSPQAHFSTEVDSILSLAKRKGPLPPLPPHARAGMKLQQSGSVQTSDSPIHMLSWAPPPPAYTAPSVPLSSAVLKKSASFAPLTCRVNLVMEISKNHFPLHLSGTTTDEFGQETSQAT, from the exons ATGTCTCTAATTCTAAGTCCACTCCTGTCGACTCGTGAGAACGGCCTTCTCTTCAGTTTATTAAGTCAGGACTGTAAT GTATTAGCATGCAGTGTTGTTCAGCTGGTAATTGCAGCCCCTCCACAGGATAAAGAGTGGAAAAGTCATAATTTTGGAGTTGTGTGTCTGGTGCAGGATAAAACCAAACATTCAACATTCTTAAGACTATACTGTCTTAAG AAAGCCAAGCTGCTGTGGGAACAAGAGCTTTATACACCATTTGAGTACTCAGAGGCCTGTCCTTATTTCCACACTTTCTCTGGGGAT GAGTGTCAGGCAGGGCTGAACTTTGCCGATGAGGAGGAGGCCAGGCAGTTTTACTTGGCTGTGCAGAAGCAGATCATTGACAACAAAG CAGCTCACTCGATGCTTACTCGCAGTTACAGTGTGGGCTCAGTTGCTGAATGGAAAGAGAAGCTTGAAAACTGTCTTAGTGACTCTAAAGTTTTTAAGAG GCAGCCTTCTCCCGTCAGGGGATCTGGACGTTCACACAATGTTGATTCACCAGCAACACATCCAGAGAGCAATCCTGCAGTTTCTTGTACAATGTCCAGTCAGATCTATGGCTCACCACAGGCTCATTTCAGTACTGAAGTAGATTCTATCCTCTCACTTGCTAAGAGGAAGGGGCCCCTCCCACCTCTGCCTCCTCATGCAAGAGCAGGCATGAAGTTACAACAGAGTGGAAGCGTGCAAACCTCTGACTCCCCTATTCACATGTTATCATGGGCACCACCTCCTCCAGCTTACACTGCACCCAGTGTCCCATTGAGCTCAGCTGTATTGAAGAAAAGTGCCAGCTTTGCGCCT CTGACATGCAGGGTGAATCTGGTTATGGAAATCAGTAAAAATCACTTTCCTCTTCATCTCAGTGGCACAACAACAGACGAGTTTGGTCAAGAAACCTCACAAGCAacctaa
- the si:dkey-197j19.6 gene encoding uncharacterized protein si:dkey-197j19.6 isoform X3, producing the protein MSLILSPLLSTRENGLLFSLLSQDCNVLACSVVQLVIAAPPQDKEWKSHNFGVVCLVQDKTKHSTFLRLYCLKKAKLLWEQELYTPFEYSEACPYFHTFSGDECQAGLNFADEEEARQFYLAVQKQIIDNKAAHSMLTRSYSVGSVAEWKEKLENCLSDSKVFKRQPSPVRGSGRSHNVDSPATHPESNPAVSCTMSSQIYGSPQAHFSTEVDSILSLAKRKGPLPPLPPHARAGMKLQQSGSVQTSDSPIHMLSWAPPPPAYTAPSVPLSSAVLKKSASFAPVKDSPLTAVKRFQSFHVNADMQGESGYGNQ; encoded by the exons ATGTCTCTAATTCTAAGTCCACTCCTGTCGACTCGTGAGAACGGCCTTCTCTTCAGTTTATTAAGTCAGGACTGTAAT GTATTAGCATGCAGTGTTGTTCAGCTGGTAATTGCAGCCCCTCCACAGGATAAAGAGTGGAAAAGTCATAATTTTGGAGTTGTGTGTCTGGTGCAGGATAAAACCAAACATTCAACATTCTTAAGACTATACTGTCTTAAG AAAGCCAAGCTGCTGTGGGAACAAGAGCTTTATACACCATTTGAGTACTCAGAGGCCTGTCCTTATTTCCACACTTTCTCTGGGGAT GAGTGTCAGGCAGGGCTGAACTTTGCCGATGAGGAGGAGGCCAGGCAGTTTTACTTGGCTGTGCAGAAGCAGATCATTGACAACAAAG CAGCTCACTCGATGCTTACTCGCAGTTACAGTGTGGGCTCAGTTGCTGAATGGAAAGAGAAGCTTGAAAACTGTCTTAGTGACTCTAAAGTTTTTAAGAG GCAGCCTTCTCCCGTCAGGGGATCTGGACGTTCACACAATGTTGATTCACCAGCAACACATCCAGAGAGCAATCCTGCAGTTTCTTGTACAATGTCCAGTCAGATCTATGGCTCACCACAGGCTCATTTCAGTACTGAAGTAGATTCTATCCTCTCACTTGCTAAGAGGAAGGGGCCCCTCCCACCTCTGCCTCCTCATGCAAGAGCAGGCATGAAGTTACAACAGAGTGGAAGCGTGCAAACCTCTGACTCCCCTATTCACATGTTATCATGGGCACCACCTCCTCCAGCTTACACTGCACCCAGTGTCCCATTGAGCTCAGCTGTATTGAAGAAAAGTGCCAGCTTTGCGCCT GTTAAAGATTCCCCTTTGACTGCTGTAAAACGCTTTCAAAGTTTTCATGTTAACG CTGACATGCAGGGTGAATCTGGTTATGGAAATCAGTAA